Proteins encoded within one genomic window of Edaphobacter lichenicola:
- a CDS encoding formylglycine-generating enzyme family protein — MPCTAKTHDEWLKAVTDWRTERRIRVGYDGSRYDLPALQWAQSSFIQPQMMVHDRYFYDPVVGKYTVDRYLDDLKKRYGGIDAVLIWATYPNMGIDNRNQQDMVRSMPGGVEGLRNMAEDFHRRGVKVLFPIMMWDQGTRDPGKPWPQATAEFMEEIGADGINGDTQDGVPLAFSLAAEKVGHPLAFEPENGPSDEALAWNVLTWGQYKFQFAPMVDKYRWLETRHQVNIQGRWNRDKTDDLQYAFFNGEGWESWENVWGIWNQVTPRDAEATRRMATMERGVAPFLVSPGWEPLYPMHRYGIFSSRWPLNGQTVWTIVNRNEYDVQGRQMTIQFEQGTRYFDLYHGVELTPEKEGSDAILSFPIESHGYGMILATVGEPSAAMHELMGTMKSMTESKLPSFSHEWKTLPQSIVEIASTKPASATPEAMIKIPGGNYLFRVEGIEVEGSDDVGVDVQYPWEDTPRRFHEHPMKLKAFDMDKYPVTNAEFKKFLDATHYHPGNDLNFLKDWSNGTYPEGWDNKPVTWVSIEDARAYATWAGKRLPHEWEWQFAAQGTDGRTYPWGDRWDDKAVPQPDLGRAMRGPDNVDAHPSGASPFGVMDMVGNVWQWTDEYVDEHTRGGILRGGSYYKPQGSIWYFPQAYRNDNHGKLLMMAPSYDRSGALGFRCVKDAE, encoded by the coding sequence CCCTGTACGGCAAAGACGCACGATGAGTGGCTAAAGGCTGTAACGGATTGGCGCACCGAACGGCGAATTCGCGTCGGCTATGACGGATCAAGGTATGACCTTCCCGCGCTGCAGTGGGCTCAATCCAGTTTCATACAGCCGCAGATGATGGTGCACGATCGCTACTTTTATGATCCAGTAGTAGGTAAATACACCGTCGATCGATATCTTGACGATTTGAAGAAGCGATACGGCGGGATTGATGCGGTGCTGATCTGGGCGACCTACCCCAACATGGGCATCGACAATCGCAATCAGCAGGACATGGTGCGCTCGATGCCGGGCGGGGTCGAAGGGCTTCGCAATATGGCTGAGGATTTTCATCGACGCGGAGTGAAGGTGCTTTTTCCAATCATGATGTGGGATCAGGGCACGCGCGATCCGGGAAAGCCATGGCCACAGGCGACCGCTGAGTTTATGGAGGAGATCGGTGCGGACGGCATCAACGGTGACACGCAGGATGGTGTGCCTCTTGCATTCTCGCTTGCTGCCGAAAAGGTGGGGCACCCTCTCGCATTCGAACCGGAGAATGGGCCTTCTGATGAGGCTTTGGCGTGGAACGTCCTAACGTGGGGTCAGTACAAGTTTCAGTTTGCGCCGATGGTTGATAAGTACCGGTGGCTTGAGACGCGTCACCAAGTGAATATCCAGGGCAGATGGAATCGGGATAAAACGGATGACCTGCAATACGCCTTTTTCAACGGCGAGGGGTGGGAGAGTTGGGAGAACGTCTGGGGGATCTGGAATCAGGTGACTCCGAGAGACGCTGAGGCGACGCGAAGAATGGCGACGATGGAACGCGGAGTCGCACCCTTCCTTGTCAGCCCAGGGTGGGAGCCTCTTTATCCGATGCATCGCTATGGGATCTTTTCCAGCCGATGGCCGTTGAACGGACAGACTGTGTGGACGATCGTCAATCGCAATGAGTATGACGTTCAGGGACGCCAGATGACGATTCAATTCGAACAGGGCACCCGTTACTTCGATCTATATCACGGGGTTGAACTGACGCCGGAGAAAGAGGGTAGTGACGCGATTCTGTCCTTTCCGATTGAATCGCATGGATATGGAATGATCCTGGCAACGGTGGGTGAACCGAGTGCTGCGATGCACGAGTTGATGGGGACGATGAAATCAATGACAGAGTCGAAGCTCCCGAGTTTTTCACACGAATGGAAGACCCTGCCGCAGAGCATTGTAGAGATCGCTTCTACTAAGCCGGCGTCGGCAACACCTGAAGCCATGATCAAGATTCCGGGTGGCAACTATTTATTTCGCGTGGAAGGCATAGAGGTTGAGGGCTCTGACGATGTTGGTGTCGACGTTCAATATCCATGGGAAGATACTCCGCGAAGATTTCACGAGCATCCGATGAAGTTGAAGGCGTTTGACATGGACAAATATCCCGTGACCAACGCTGAGTTCAAGAAGTTTCTTGACGCAACGCACTATCATCCGGGCAACGATCTCAATTTTTTGAAGGACTGGAGCAATGGAACTTATCCCGAAGGATGGGATAACAAACCTGTGACCTGGGTGTCGATTGAGGACGCTCGAGCGTACGCGACGTGGGCGGGTAAGCGCCTGCCTCACGAATGGGAGTGGCAGTTTGCAGCTCAGGGAACAGATGGCAGAACCTATCCGTGGGGCGATCGCTGGGATGACAAGGCAGTACCTCAGCCGGACCTCGGGCGCGCTATGCGAGGGCCTGACAACGTCGATGCGCACCCGTCGGGTGCAAGTCCATTCGGCGTAATGGATATGGTCGGAAATGTTTGGCAGTGGACCGATGAATATGTGGATGAGCACACGCGCGGAGGAATTTTGCGCGGAGGAAGCTACTACAAGCCGCAGGGATCTATCTGGTATTTTCCCCAAGCCTATCGAAACGATAACCATGGAAAGCTGTTGATGATGGCTCCAAGCTATGACAGATCCGGCGCGCTCGGCTTCCGTTGCGTGAAGGACGCAGAATGA